From Pseudomonas sp. FP2335, the proteins below share one genomic window:
- a CDS encoding glutamine synthetase family protein: MSNNLDQLTDWLKDHKITEVECMIGDLTGITRGKISPTNKFIAEKGMRLPESVLLQTVTGDYVEDDIYYELLDPADIDMICRPDQNAVYLVPWAIEPTAQVIHDTYDKQGNPIELSPRNVLKKVLQLYADKGWQPIVAPEMEFYLTKRCEDPDFPLQPPIGRSGRPETGRQSFSIEAANEFDPLFEDVYDWCELQELDLDTLIHEDGTAQMEINFRHGDALSLADQILVFKRTMREAALKHDVAATFMAKPMTGEPGSAMHLHQSIIDIATGKNVFSNEDGTMSQLFLNHIGGLQKFIPELLPLFAPNVNSFRRFLPDTSAPVNVEWGEENRTVGLRVPDAGPQNRRVENRLPGADANPYLAIAASLLCGYIGMVEGHNPSAPVVGRGYERRNLRLPLTIEDALERMENSKTIEKYLGQKFITGYVAVKRAEHENFKRVISSWEREFLLFAV; encoded by the coding sequence ATGAGTAACAACCTCGACCAGCTCACCGATTGGTTGAAAGACCACAAGATCACAGAAGTCGAATGCATGATTGGCGACCTGACCGGCATCACCCGGGGCAAGATCTCGCCGACCAACAAGTTCATCGCCGAAAAAGGCATGCGCCTGCCCGAGAGTGTTTTGTTGCAGACCGTGACCGGCGACTATGTCGAAGACGACATCTATTACGAATTGCTCGACCCGGCCGACATCGACATGATCTGCCGCCCCGACCAGAACGCCGTCTACCTGGTGCCCTGGGCCATCGAGCCGACCGCGCAGGTGATTCACGACACCTACGACAAGCAAGGCAACCCGATCGAGCTGTCGCCGCGCAACGTGCTCAAGAAAGTCCTCCAGCTCTACGCCGACAAAGGTTGGCAGCCCATCGTGGCACCGGAAATGGAGTTCTACCTGACCAAGCGCTGCGAAGACCCCGACTTCCCGCTGCAACCGCCGATCGGCCGTTCCGGTCGCCCGGAGACCGGTCGCCAGTCCTTCTCTATAGAAGCGGCCAACGAATTCGACCCGTTGTTCGAAGACGTCTACGACTGGTGCGAACTGCAGGAACTGGACCTCGACACCCTGATCCACGAAGACGGCACCGCGCAGATGGAAATCAACTTCCGTCACGGCGACGCGCTGTCCCTGGCCGACCAGATCCTGGTGTTCAAGCGCACCATGCGTGAAGCCGCACTCAAGCACGACGTGGCCGCCACCTTCATGGCCAAGCCCATGACCGGCGAGCCCGGCAGTGCGATGCACCTGCACCAGAGCATCATCGACATCGCCACTGGCAAGAACGTCTTCTCCAATGAAGACGGGACCATGAGCCAGCTGTTCCTCAACCACATTGGCGGCCTGCAGAAATTCATCCCCGAATTGCTGCCGCTGTTCGCCCCCAACGTGAACTCGTTCCGCCGCTTCCTGCCCGACACGTCGGCGCCGGTCAACGTGGAATGGGGTGAAGAAAACCGCACCGTCGGCCTGCGCGTACCGGATGCCGGCCCGCAGAACCGTCGTGTGGAAAACCGCCTGCCGGGCGCCGACGCCAACCCGTACCTGGCGATTGCCGCCAGCCTGCTGTGCGGCTACATCGGCATGGTCGAAGGCCATAACCCGAGCGCACCTGTGGTCGGCCGTGGTTACGAGCGACGCAACCTGCGCCTGCCGTTGACCATCGAAGACGCCCTGGAGCGCATGGAAAACAGCAAGACCATCGAGAAATACCTGGGTCAGAAATTCATCACAGGCTACGTCGCGGTCAAGCGGGCCGAGCATGAAAACTTCAAGCGCGTGATCAGTTCGTGGGAGCGGGAATTCCTGCTCTTCGCCGTCTGA